The following DNA comes from Rosa rugosa chromosome 5, drRosRugo1.1, whole genome shotgun sequence.
aagatctcctgaacaagagattaattcaaccgtccactagccctcatcatgctccagcattctatgtgagaaatcatgcagaaaagctaagaggaaaagctagaatggtgattgactatagagatgtcaacaagaagactgtcaaagacggttatcaaattgctcaagtaagagtactgattaaccagctcagaggagctaaagtcttttcaaaattcgatgcaaagtcgggtttctggcaGGTCAAAGGGCATCCTGAGAGtatacctctcactgcatttggaacaccacaaggacattacaaatggttagtaatgccttttggtctaaagcaagctcccttaatcttccagagaaaaatggataatatcttcaagcatattgcggagttttgcgtcgtctacatagatgacattcttgtcttctccaaaaatagagaagaacacatgaaacacctccatgaggttgtaaagctgatagttcagcatggaatcatcctaggtgaaaagaaaatcttctttatccttgatgaagttgatttcctaggaataaatatcaaaaatggagtgataaaacttcaacctcatatccttgagaagatctggaaattcccagataaaattcctgatgctaagagtctagaaagattccttggtgtcataaattatgggagagatttcatacccaaaatatcagggttaacagcaatgttatctcctaaaacaagttccaaaagaaaatggaacttcacagaagacgatgagaaaattataaagcagataaaaaatctctgcaaaaacctccctcctcttcaacaaccagaagagaatgatgaaattatcctccaaacagatgcgagtgataattactggtccggtgtaggCAAagacgcctggaactaacattgaaaagatctgtaaattttgtagtggcaagttcagccctgcagaactgaattatcccacaggggaaaaagaaattttggctgttaagaaaacaattttaaattctccagctttccttgAAAAAGCCTTTACTGTTCGCatcgattgtgccagagtaaagaatttcaaacttgataaagctgctgatagaggaagactagcaaACTGGCAActattccttaaccaatatgattatgttgttgaattaattgcaggaaataagaactatcttccagacgccttaacaagagaattagccatgttcagtagaagaaatgatgacgacgacgaaggtcgcaatcccagaagcagaagaactgggaaagaacatgaacccaatgaggatcccaaagaaaaagtcCTCAAGAGATTCTTGCTGAGTCCAaaaggcttagccacaactgatcaatcccagggtaaaggattggctagcccgtctcaaacggcagacggtaaaggctcatcaagaccgttgacggttgttgctttgccaaaaagcaaacctactccaactggagtaataaatgttttcaattatgaacttcgaacgttcgatactcctgtgttcagaactggcaggagattagcttaccaccagaaggcaattctggataatcttttatttgcctttcaggaaagaagcagtggtctaatgtttccagctctctttgcattagctgaagaactttatGAGAATGCAAGGCCACAGTTCAAAgaattacagcagagtgctatcaagaaagaaaaaattcacttcctagaagatcctgaaagtgctagggtccctatcatagcactcaaagaatcagactggcatgaattccatTGTCTGATAGGAAGCCATAATTCTGAAGATCgaattcctccaaccctcttcatcattgcaggaccttatgttggaagatacctggtaaatgttcagagtgaacatccgcAAGAACataagctttggcttgttgaaaatggttttgtccataatctgtggactaaatctaatgatgatctcaaaggcttGCCTCCaatcattgtcaacacagtcaaaaatataAGTAAAAATGACTGTACGCTTcgtctgaagttcagatccacccccccccccccccagaatGGATCAAGAAGgcaaatggtgaggttgaatatatttctccatatcactatgtgagaattattcaaagacagtatcttcagcctgcctgtgttgggtacaatggccaaccaaactcaagcatcccttggatgaaagccatggccctagaatatatcaaaaagatcatctctgaatatatcagcaataccttcctggcagcagaaGAAACGAcaattatcactgcttacgatcatcctgacgtagtcagtagcgacctattcctatctctcaccagaaaagagatagattcgacactggcatgcatgcaatgggtggaaaaacttgaaaatgacaaccactacaagatgtatgttgatacagatgtcaaAGACAATGCTACAACAGTAAGAATGGCCCAGatagacaacaactcctttgtctttggccacaattcagaaacagacgagaacatgtgaagcttcgggtgtagaaagcaccgaaagtacttttggatttttcccaaaagctactttagcttttcaaaagaagaaaggtgaaaaacatttcacctagaggaatctgcttttccccgtccgacctccaccaacaggagcactcaggaaagcaggaaatcacggagttgttctgtacattctgttattttgaattccagtttgagttccgctccctatataaggagctttagtttcctttgtaaggcattcgaaaattGAGACAGAATCAGATTCTCTCAAACAAGAAAGccatagtagcagtgtgctctTCCTTCCTGTTTagtgtgaagtagtgtgctttcaatacaagtaagtactgtaatcattctcatggatagctaaacagcttcttagctgtttacctgagaatgaggctctggagTCTTAGCTTGTGATTATGTTTATATAAATAATTTCAGTGTGTTCTCCCACTTCATCAAAGCGTTTAAATTCAGCAAGTTATCTGTTATCTGTTGTTATACTAAACTATGGTCTGCCATTATCATATACTCTCTTTAAGTTTAGATCTCCTTTAGCTCAGTAAACTTTGCCACAGCttaggatagaaacaagcagcaatgattccgcctgttaaagtaaccgttaggtgaaaaacttgggcatgttgaaggctagttttgttttttatcAAAAGTTGGAACAGggttttctaagaaaaagtgaattttgAACCCAAAAGTCAGTATAGGATATAATAGGCACTACTTTAGAAAAAGACTACCCTTATGAGTCTTTTCTCCTAAAAAGTTGTGTACTTGGGTAAAATACATAGATGATGGACCAAATGGGCAAAATACCATGAGTTTTTGGGCAAACGGGCTTAACCCCTTAACTTATTTTACCCATGTCCGTAATGGTCATAGTGTCATACCACGCCACCACCAATActtggtggtgagcaaattcGATTCTGAAAAAGACTTGGAGCTCCACTATATAAACCCCACACCACTTGGAATATGGCCAGGCCATTCTCTCATATCAGAAAGATGAACAACGTTTTTGTTCCTTGTCGTAGGAAATTAGAGGGCATTTCATGCAATCACAAACTCCCTTGCATCCGCCAATCTTCTTGTAAAGGTCTAATTCGTTCACTCTTTCGCTTCCTACTCTTCCTTTTAAATCCTTTCATTATCGAACTTATTTACGTTTTAATGGTCTCTGTCCTGGGTTATTTGGCTTTGAGGGTCACAAAACCAAGAACTAGAACTTCCTTTAGGCCCAAGGATTTTGATTTGTTCTTCACATCTGTGTCTTCCACAACAGTAGCAAGCATGTCAACTGTAGAAATGGAGGTCTTTTCAAACACCCAACTCATCATTATGACCATTTTGATGCTAGCGGGTGGAGAGGTTTTCACTTCCTTGCTTGGACTTCAAATTGCAGAGTCCAAGATTGCCAAATTTCATGATAACAAAGTTGATGTAGAACTCAGCTCTTCTAATAAGGCCTCCTTCGATCGAATAGAATTTCATGATAACAAAGTTGATGTAGAACTCAACTCTTCTAATAAGGCCTCCTTCGATCGAATAGAGTTAGGTTTGGTTACCCTTTCACAGTTAGAGAGTGAGCAGAAACCTAACATTCATAATGGTTTAAAAACCTTTGACAAGGATATCAAGTACAAGTCTATTAGGTGTCTGGCCTATGTGGTTTTAGGTTATCTTCTAGTGGTTCATATAGGTGGTTCCAGTTTAGTTTCATTGTACATTATCCTTGTTCCAAGTGCAAGACAAGTACTCAAAAACAAAGGCATTGAAATCCAAACCTTTGCAGTTTTCACCACGGTTTCCACCTTTGCAAACTGTGGTTTTGTCCCCACAAACGAGAATATGATCATTTTCAAGAACAATTCTGGGCTTTTACTTCTTTTAATTCCCCAAATCCTTCTTGGAAACACCTTATATCCCGTGATCCTTCGATTTGTGATTTGGGGTTTGGAGAAAATCACAAGGAGGGTGGAGTTCAGTTACATATTGAAGAATCATAAAGAATTGGGTTACAGTCATGTGCTATCTGGTCTTCATTCTCTTCTTCTACTTGCCACTGTCTTGGGGTTCATAGCAGTTCAGCTGATACTATTTTGTGCCATGGAGTGGAAATCTGAAGCCATGGATGGTCTGAGTGGCTATCAGAAATTTGTGGCGTCATTGTTTCAAACGGTGAATTCCAGGCATGCTGGTGAATCGGTTGTTGATCTCTCCATCATCTCTCCTGCAATCTTGGTGCTATTTGTTTTGATGATGTGAGTTACTCTTTCGGTTGTTTAAATATACACCAACTTTATTTTCtccacaatatatatatatatatatatatatatatatatatatatatatatatatatatatatatatatatatattctattcAGAGggaggcctcactctgaaattaacgtgtgaggttggagtttatggtcacttttcggtctcatatccacatctggaccgttcagtttttagatactaatgtatagatcatctctgcaaagtttcagcca
Coding sequences within:
- the LOC133709706 gene encoding sodium transporter HKT1-like, encoding MARPFSHIRKMNNVFVPCRRKLEGISCNHKLPCIRQSSCKGLIRSLFRFLLFLLNPFIIELIYVLMVSVLGYLALRVTKPRTRTSFRPKDFDLFFTSVSSTTVASMSTVEMEVFSNTQLIIMTILMLAGGEVFTSLLGLQIAESKIAKFHDNKVDVELSSSNKASFDRIEFHDNKVDVELNSSNKASFDRIELGLVTLSQLESEQKPNIHNGLKTFDKDIKYKSIRCLAYVVLGYLLVVHIGGSSLVSLYIILVPSARQVLKNKGIEIQTFAVFTTVSTFANCGFVPTNENMIIFKNNSGLLLLLIPQILLGNTLYPVILRFVIWGLEKITRRVEFSYILKNHKELGYSHVLSGLHSLLLLATVLGFIAVQLILFCAMEWKSEAMDGLSGYQKFVASLFQTVNSRHAGESVVDLSIISPAILVLFVLMMYLPPYTTFDPAIGGCQEGDASGKEEIRNPRKTLLESLIFSQLTYLTIFVIFVCITERQKMMEDPLNFNVLNVVVEVISAYGNVGFTTGYSCKRRLKAEGDCIDKWYGLVGRFSTEGKFILILVMFFGRLKKFSMKQGKAWKLSEHSKYLLSVTRYVSCV